The following is a genomic window from Mycolicibacterium sp. TY81.
GATCCTCAACACCGTGCTGCAGTTCGCCGTCTACGAGCCCATGGCGCAGCCGAGCCCTGCGCGCGCCGTCAGCGCAGTTCTGCGATGACCTTCGCGAAGGCCTCCGAATGCTGTTGCTGGACAATGAAGTAGCTCACCCCGTAGCGATCCCGCAGGTCGCGGATCCGGTCGGCCATGTCGGTGGTGCTGCCGCTGAGGGCGCCCGGTGTCGTCAACAACTCGGCGTCGCTGAGGTCGGGCTGGAAGCGCCGGGTCATGGACAGGTTCGGTATCCCGGACCCGTCGGTCGGCACCGCGGTGATGGCCAGGTTCAGCTCCAGCTCATCGAACCGGTCGCCGGCGGCGTTGCGCACGAACGAGATTCGCTCAGCGAGCGGGTCGTGGTCGGCGGATGGCGGGCCGCCGCCGGTCAGCCCGATTATCTGTGCCTGCTGGGCGGCGACCGTCAGCAGCTTGTCGCCGGCACCGGCGATCATCACCGGCACCTCGGGCAGGTGGGTGCGCAGATACGAGGTGACGTGCGCGGTGTACTCCACCCGTTTCCCGGCACTGGGGAACGGCAGTTCGGCGGCATCGAACTCTTCCTTGACGTACCCGGCACCGAGGCCCGTCTCGAAACGTCCCTCGGTCAGGTCGCGCATGGCCGCGATGTCGCGGGCCAGCAGCGCGGGCTTGTAGAAGCACGCGTTGAACACGAAGGTGCCCAGGTGCAGCGTGCTGCTCGCCGCGGCGGCGGTCGCCAGCACCGGAAACGGCGCCGGAGCGCCCAGATGGTCGGGCACCAGGAGGACGTCGTAGCCGAGGCCCTCACCGCGGCGCGCCGCCTCCTGGACCGCTGACCGGCTGTCGGTGTGCCGCAGGCCGACGCCGAAACGGAAATCTCTCGTCATGGGTTCGACCTTACGGACGCGCGGGGCGTGCACGCCGGTGCAAACTGCAGGTGTGCGCCCCAGACTGACACTGACCGCGGTCTGCGTGGTGGTGTTCATGCTGCTGCTCGACATGACGATCGTCGCCGCGGCATTGGCCGACATGCAGGCTGCCCTGCACGCGCCGCTGTCCGGATTGCAGTGGGTCGTCGACGCGTACGCCCTGCCGATGGCCGGATTGCTGCTCACGGCGGCGACGGTGGGGGACCGGCTGGGACGGCGGCGGTTGTACCTCGGTGGCCTCGTGGTGTTCATGTTCGCGTCGGCCGGGTGCGCGCTCGCCCGCAACATCGATGCGCTCAACGGGCTGCGGGCAGTGCAGGGCGCGGCCGGCGCGGTGCTGCTCGGGGTGTCGTTGCCGATGCTCGCGGCCGCGTTCCCCGATGCGCGGCAGCGGGCGGGCGCCATCGCGGCGTACGGAGCGGCGATGGGGGCGGGCGGTGCCGTCGGGCCGCTGCTGGGCGGTGCGCTCGTCACCGCGTACGGGTGGCCGTCGATCTTTCTGATCAACCTGCCGGTCGGCGTGGTCGCGCTGTACATCGTCATCTTCGCTGTCCCCGAAAGCGTCGTCCCGCGGTCCCGTCCGGTCGACATCTGGGGCACGGTGGTGCTGACAGCGGCGCTGTTCGCGGGCGTGTACGTGCTGATCGAGGGCAACCACTTCGGCTGGGGCAGCCCGATCATGTTGGGACTGAGTGCTTTCTGTGTCGTCGCGCTGGCCGCCTTCGGGCTGCGCGAGTCCCGCCTGGCCGAGCCGATGCTCGACGTGCGGCTGCTCGCCGGTCCCGGTTTCGCGGGTGTCTCCCTGGCCGCGTTCGCCGCGACCGGGACGCTGATCGCGTCGACGAACTACCTGGCGCTGTACTTCATGAACACGTTGGGGTTCAGTCCCTTTGGGGCCGGGTTGCGCTCGCTGCCGCTGACGCTGGCCATCGTCCTGGGTGCCCCGATGGCGATGGTCGCGGCGCGGCGGATACCGGTGGCCGCCACCATCCCGGCCGGCGTCGCATTGATTGCCGCGGGTATGTGGATGATGACCGCAGTAAACGCGAACACGACGTGGACGCACTTCGTCTCGGGGTCGGTCGTGGCCGGGCTGGGACTCGGCGGGCTGTCCGCGTTGACGTCGGACGCGGCGCTGCGCTTCGTGCCGGTCGCCGACGCCGGGATGGCGACGGGGACGGTCAGCACGGCGCGGCAGGTCGGGATTCTGGCCGTCGTGGCCGGGCTCGGAGCCTTGTTCAGCCGACACGCGGGCGACCTTGCCACGTCTCGGCTTTCCGCAGTACCGGGACTCGGCGCCGAAGCGCGCCGGCAGCTCAGTGACGGGTTGGCGGCCGGCGCCGGGTTGCGGGCGCTCGAGGCCGTGCCCGACAGGCTGCGCCCCGCGCTCGCGACGCTCGCACGGGAAGCCAGTGCCGCCGGCCTGCAGTCCGCGTTGACCGCTGCCGCGCTCGCCGCCACCACGGCCACGCTGTTCGTGGCGCTGCTCATCCGGACTGGCACCCGGCAAACAATCCGTGCAGAGTCTGTGGATTAGCCGAAGTTGCTACGGCCGCGCCGCAATGCGGATAGTTTCGAATCTTATGTTCGGCGCTGCTGTTCTCATCCCAGCGACCGATTCCGGCCGCTACAGCATCGTCATCTCCGACGACCCCGATGAGATCGAAGCGGCGCAGCGCCTGCGGTACCAGACGTTCGCCGAAGAGCTGGGGGCCGCACTGCCACAAGCGATTCGCGGACCGCGCACCGGCGAGATGATCGACATCGACCGCTTCGACGCCTACAGCGATCACCTGCTGGCCCGGGACGAACAGACCGGGGCGATCGTCGGCTGCTATCGGCTAGTGCCCCCGGACGGCGCGCGGGCGGCCGGCGGCATCTTCACCGACACCAACTTCGAGCTCGGTGCCGGCATCGACGCGTTGCGGCCGTCGCTGGTCGAGTTGGGCCGGGCCAGCGTGCATCCCGACCATCGCAGTGGCGCGGTCATGGCGATGCTGTGGGCCGGCATCCTGCGCTACCAGGAACTCACCGGCTACCAGTGGGCGATCGGCAGCCTCTCGGTGCGCATGGCGGACGGCGGTTCGCGTGGTGCGCTGGTGCGCGGCGTTCTCGACCGGGCGTACCGGCAGCATCCGGCGCCGCCGGAGTTTCGCGTGACACCACGAAACCCGGTGCAGGTCAACGGAATACCCCTCGCCGAGCTGCCCGATCCCGGTCGGGTGCGGATTCCGCCGATGGTGGCCGGCAGCCTGCGGATCGGCGGTGTGATCTGTGGGGAACCGTCGTACGACCTGGAATTCGACATGGCCGACTTCGTGGTGCTGATCAATCGGGACATGGTGCATCAGCTCTACCTTGCTCGGCTCACCCGCAACCATGTCCAGACCTGAGCCCGCCGACATGCTGGGGGTCGGGTTCGGGCCGTCGAACCTGGCGCTGGCGGTGGCCCTGGCCGAGCGCGGCGTGCGCGGCCGCTTCGTCGACGCCCAGCCGCGGTTCGGCTGGCACCGCGACATGTTGTTACCCGGCACCCGGATGCAGATCCCCTTTCTCAAAGACCTGGCGACGCTGCGCAATCCGCAGAGCGCGTTCACGTTCGTGAACTACCTGAGTGCCCGGGGCCGGCTCGTCGACTTCATCGGCCGCCATGACGTGTTTCCCAGCCGGCACGAGTTCCATGACTACCTGCAGTGGGCCGCCGATCAGTTCGCCGCCGACGTGCGCTACGGCCACCGCGTGGTCGGGGTGACGGGAAACGAGGACGGTTTCGGGGTGCGGCTGGAACCCGGCGAGACCATCTCGACGCGCGTCCTGGTGCTGGGTACGGGCCTGCATCCGGTGTTGCCGCCGAGCACGCACCCGAGTCTGCGGCAATGGCACAGCCACCAGTTGCTCAGTGCTGTGGCTGCCCTCGGTCCGGTGGAACGCGGCCGGTTCGCCGTGGTGGGCGCGGGGCAGAGTGCCGCCGAGGTGGTTTCCTACCTCCATCGCACCTACCCGCGCGCCGAGGTGCACGCGGTGTTCGGCCGGTACGGGTACAGCCTCGCCGACGACAGCGCCTTCGTGAACCGCATCTTCGATCCCGCCGCGGTCGACGAGTTCTACGGCGCGGACAGCGCGGAGCGTCAGCGGCTGCTCGACTACCACCGGTCGGCCAACTACTCGGCCGTCGACGTCGACCTCATCGCGGAACTGTATGAACGCGAGTACAGCGAACGCGTGAGCGGGGACCGCCGGTTGTTCCTGCACCGGGCCTGCAGCGTCACCGGCGCCGACGAAGACGGCGCGGAGGTCCGGCTGGGCCTGCGCAATCGCATCGACAACACGACCGAGACCGTGCGCTGCGATGCCGTGGTGTACGCGACCGGCTACGCGCCGATGGATGTGCCGGCGTTCCTGGGCGAGCTGGCGTCCTGCTACGAGTTCGATGAGCGGGGCCGTCCCTTTGCGACCCGTGACTACAAGTTGGTGGCCCGGCCGGGCGCGCCCGGGGACATCTACCTCAACGGCGCGACCGTCGAACACAGCCACGGGCTCGGCGCGACGCTGCTGTCGAATGTGGCCGTCCGCAGCGGCGAGATCGCGGCGGCGATCAGCCCGTGACGGTCAGGTAGATCAGCACCACATTGAGGGCCGAGATCAGCACGGCCACAGCCCATCCCAATGTCGTGACGAGGCGGTGGTTGATGTTCTCGCCCATCACGGCGCGGTTGCTGGTCAGGCGGACCAACGGGATGAGCGCGAACGGGATGCCGAACGACAGCACCACCTGCGAGATGACCAGCGCGCGCGTCGGGTCGAAGCCGACGGCCAGCACGACCAGCGCCGGAATGACCGTGACGGCCCGGCGCAGCAAGAGTGGATACGACCGATTGAGCAGGCCCTGCATGATCATGGCCCCGGCGTACGCACCGACCGACGAGGATGCCAGGCCCGAAGCCAGCAGGCCGACCGCGAAGCACAGCGCGACCGCGGGGCCCAGGGCGTTGCCGACGGCGGCGTGCGCACCCGCGATGGTGTCGGTGCCTGCCACCCCCTGCAGATGCGTCGCCGCGACCAGCAGCATCGACAGGTTCACCGCGCCCGCGACCACCATCGCCAGGCCGACGTCGAAGCGGGTGACGCGCAGCATGTGGCGCAGCGGAGCGCCGGTCTCGGGCTTGCCGTGCCGGTCGCGGGCCAGGCCGGAGTGCAGGTAGACCACGTGCGGCATGACCGTCGCACCCAGGATCGCGGTGGCCAGCAGGAGGCTCTCGGGTCCGGCGAAGTGCGGTACGACGCCGCCGAGCACGGCGCCGGGCGCGGGCGGGTCGACGATCAGGCTGGTGAGGAAGCCGATGGTGATGATCATCAGCAGTCCCGCGATGATCCGTTCGAACGCGCGCTGGCTGCCGCGGTTCTGCACCGACAGCAGGCACATCGAGACCACGCCGGTGATCACGCCGCCCACCAGCATGGGCAGGCCGAACAACAGTTGCAGCGCGATGGCGCCGCCCACCACTTCGGCGAGATCGGTTGCCACGGCCACCATTTCGGCCTGCACCCAGAATGCGAGCCGGGTGGGCGTGCGGCAGTTCTCGGCGACCAGCTCCGGCAGGGACCGGCCGGTCGTCAGGCCCAGCTTGGCGGACAGGTACTGCACCAGGCCGGCCATGACGTTGGCCAGCAGGATGACCCACACCAGCAGGAACCCGAACTTCGCGCCTGCGCTGATGTTGGCCGCGACGTTGCCCGGGTCCACGTAGGCGATGGCAGCGACGAACGCGGGACCCAACAGGGACCAGGTCGGGCGCGACGAGCGCGACGGTGCGCGGGTCTCGGTCAGCATGCACTCACTCTCTATCCGGGTTTGCGAATAGAAAAGTTAGGTTAGCCGAAATCTGGCGATTGTGGAAACCCGGTCAGCCGGCCGTCGAGCGCCCGTCGGGTGGCGGCGGGATGTCGCGGATCTGATGCCGGCTGGTCACGCCCAGCTTCGGAAATGAGCGGTAGAGGTATCCGGAGACGGTGCGCGTCGAGAGTTGAAGCCGGGCCGCGATCTGCGGGTTCGTCAAACCGCGGCCGGCCAGATAGACAACCTGATGCTCCTGGGGACTCAACCGTCCGGTGGACGGCGTCGCAGGTGCCGTCGTCGGAACTCCGGAAGCGCGCAGCTCCCGGGCACAGATTTCCAGCCACGGTCTGGCGCCGAGCGTTTCGAACGTCGCAAGTGCGGCGGAGATGTGCCGGCGCGCTTCCTTACGTCGTCGACTGCGCCGAAGCCAGCCCGAGTAGCTGAGCCGCAACCGCGCGCGTTCGAAGGGCCACTGCTCACCTGCGGCGTCGGCCAGCGTCCGGGCGAGGGTGTCGCCGGTGTCGCCGGCGCCGAGGAGGGCCGAGGCGTGGTTCACCAACTGGTCGAGGCGCGCGGAGTGCGGTGGTGAGAGGTGGGTCAGTGCCGCGCTGAATCTGCGCCGTGCGTCGTCGACCATGCCCGTGCGCATGGCTGCTTCGGCGTAGTCGACGAGAGCGCGGAAGGAGACGTGCGGGTGCAGCGGTGCGCCGGAATCGCTGAACAATTCGGCCAGATGGCCGTAGGCCCCGAGGTCGTTGCCGTCGACGAGATTGATCTGCCCCAGGATGTGGTGTGCCCGCGCAGAGTGCAGGCGGTTGTCGTGGAAATCCAGCACATCGAGGGCAGCGGTCAGCTGATCTCGCGCGGACGTGGTGTCGCCGCGCCGCGCGGTGACCGTTGCTCTGATCAGGTCCCCGGTGGCGGTGACCAACGGCTGATCACTGACGGCCCCGAGCGTGCGCAAGTGGCCCGTGATGCGAAGCGCCTCGTCCCAGCGCCCGGTGTCGACGCACGACCACGCCAGCATCGCCGTCGTGAGGGCATGCCCCGTCGTCGAATCATGTTGCGTCATCAGGGATTGGGCGGCACGTAGCGTCCGGATGCCGAGCTCTGACTCGTCGGTGACCCCGGCGGCGAGCCCGATCAGGCTCAAATCCAGCACTCCGAATCCGTCGATCGGCCGGGTGCTGAAAGACGCCAACTCGGCGCGTGCGCGCGGAGCGTCGGTCACCGCCCGGACCCACAGCCGTGACGTCGATGAGCTCCTTGTGGCCGCCGGTATCGAGTCATCAAGTCGCTGAAGCGTTTTCGCTGTGTCCTGATAGGCGGCCGGGACGCCGGACAAGAATGCCGCGGCGGCCGCCACGCGTAGCGGTTCCCAGGCCAGCGCGGGTTCCAGTTGGAGCGCTTCGTCGGCTGCGGCCAGCAGCGTCGCGGCAGCGGCCTGGCCGTCGTTCCACATCGTCGCCATCCCGTGGGCGGTCAGTGCGCGAATCCGGTCATGCGGACTGTGCGTGGTGGCTGACGCGGCATGGGCGCGGTGCCAGGTCTGGCGCTGCGGCAACGCATGCAGTGCATCGGCCAGGAGTCGATGTGCGTCCTGCCGGGCGGTCAGCGGCGCGCCGTAGTACGCCGCGGAGCGGATGAGCGGATTGACGGGGTCGATCCGCGCAGACGCGATCCGCACGATGCCCGCGGTTTCCGCCGGTGCCAGGACCGCCGGATCGGTCAGTGCGCCAGGGGGCAGCACGCGCAGATCCGTGGCGGACGCCGCGGCGACGACGACGAGCGCGGCGCGCGTGGCCGCGGGCAGGTGTGCCAGATGCTGCGCGTAGATCGCGTGGACGCTGATCGGCAGGGGCAACGGGTCCGGCGCGTAGCCCGCCATGGCCGCCGGGCCGGCGGTCGCGCTGGAAAAGTGGATCATCGCCGCGGCGTTACCCGCGGATTGCTTCACGATCTGCTCGCGCAGGACTCCGCTCGGCGGTGTGGGTTGCGCCTCCAGCAGCTCGAGCGATTGATCGATGGTCATTGGCCGGAGCGGGATCTCGACGGCAGACCGGCCCGCCAAACCCGTTGCCGCCACGGTGTCGGGCAGCGTCAGCACCACGGTTATCGGGCGGCCGGCGCTGCGTCGGGCGGCGAACAACAGGACGCTGCGGGATTGGTCATCGAGCCAGTGGGCGTCGTCGACCGTGACCAGGACCGGCTGTCGCCGCGGCACCGCGTCGAGGAGTTCGAGCAGTGCCGTGGCCAGTCGAGCGGTGTGGATCTGGTCGCCGAACAGCGGTGTGCTGAAAAGGGTCTCGATGATGTCGGCGCGGCCGTACGGGTTGGCCTCGGCATCGTTCAGCGCCCGCAGCAGCCGGTGCAGGCCGCCCAGCGGAGTGCTGGTCTCTCCGGGCAGTCCGGCGATCCCGAGGACGCGCTGGCCCAACGCTTCTGCTTGCTGCTGGGCGGTGGTGAGCAGGGACGTCTTTCCCGAGCCCAGGGCGCCGGCGATGACGATCACCTGCCCGTGCGGTGGTGACGCGATGGCGTCTCGTAGGACCGCCAGTTCCGCATCGCGCCCGATGAGCTGCGTCGACGCGGTGTTCACACGATCCATGAGACATCCGATCGGTCAGCACGTCTAATGACAGATATTGATATGTCCCATCTATGACGTAGATAATCTCGGGCGTGGAGCTACGGCAGGTCGAACACTTCGTGGCGGTCGCCATCGAGCGGAGCTTCACACGCGCGGCACGCCGCGTCCACGTCGTACAGTCCGCGGTCTCGACATCGGTCGCGAAGCTGGAGCGTGAGCTCGGTGTGCAGTTGTTCGATCGTTCCCGTCAGCAGATCGAGCTCACCGTCGCCGGCGAACGCTTTCTCGCCCAGGCGCACGAACTGTTGCGCGTCGCGGGTTCGGCCGCGGAATCGGTGGCGTCCAGTCGCGGCAGGCTGATGGGTAGCGTCGAGTTCGGGTCATTGATCTCCTACGGGCCGATGAACGTCGCCCAGGTACTCGGCGAGTTCCACCGCGCGCACCCGCTCGTTCGACTTCGGTTGCAACTCAACCAAT
Proteins encoded in this region:
- a CDS encoding TIGR03621 family F420-dependent LLM class oxidoreductase, which translates into the protein MTRDFRFGVGLRHTDSRSAVQEAARRGEGLGYDVLLVPDHLGAPAPFPVLATAAAASSTLHLGTFVFNACFYKPALLARDIAAMRDLTEGRFETGLGAGYVKEEFDAAELPFPSAGKRVEYTAHVTSYLRTHLPEVPVMIAGAGDKLLTVAAQQAQIIGLTGGGPPSADHDPLAERISFVRNAAGDRFDELELNLAITAVPTDGSGIPNLSMTRRFQPDLSDAELLTTPGALSGSTTDMADRIRDLRDRYGVSYFIVQQQHSEAFAKVIAELR
- a CDS encoding MFS transporter; translation: MTLTAVCVVVFMLLLDMTIVAAALADMQAALHAPLSGLQWVVDAYALPMAGLLLTAATVGDRLGRRRLYLGGLVVFMFASAGCALARNIDALNGLRAVQGAAGAVLLGVSLPMLAAAFPDARQRAGAIAAYGAAMGAGGAVGPLLGGALVTAYGWPSIFLINLPVGVVALYIVIFAVPESVVPRSRPVDIWGTVVLTAALFAGVYVLIEGNHFGWGSPIMLGLSAFCVVALAAFGLRESRLAEPMLDVRLLAGPGFAGVSLAAFAATGTLIASTNYLALYFMNTLGFSPFGAGLRSLPLTLAIVLGAPMAMVAARRIPVAATIPAGVALIAAGMWMMTAVNANTTWTHFVSGSVVAGLGLGGLSALTSDAALRFVPVADAGMATGTVSTARQVGILAVVAGLGALFSRHAGDLATSRLSAVPGLGAEARRQLSDGLAAGAGLRALEAVPDRLRPALATLAREASAAGLQSALTAAALAATTATLFVALLIRTGTRQTIRAESVD
- a CDS encoding GNAT family N-acetyltransferase, with product MFGAAVLIPATDSGRYSIVISDDPDEIEAAQRLRYQTFAEELGAALPQAIRGPRTGEMIDIDRFDAYSDHLLARDEQTGAIVGCYRLVPPDGARAAGGIFTDTNFELGAGIDALRPSLVELGRASVHPDHRSGAVMAMLWAGILRYQELTGYQWAIGSLSVRMADGGSRGALVRGVLDRAYRQHPAPPEFRVTPRNPVQVNGIPLAELPDPGRVRIPPMVAGSLRIGGVICGEPSYDLEFDMADFVVLINRDMVHQLYLARLTRNHVQT
- a CDS encoding lysine N(6)-hydroxylase/L-ornithine N(5)-oxygenase family protein yields the protein MLGVGFGPSNLALAVALAERGVRGRFVDAQPRFGWHRDMLLPGTRMQIPFLKDLATLRNPQSAFTFVNYLSARGRLVDFIGRHDVFPSRHEFHDYLQWAADQFAADVRYGHRVVGVTGNEDGFGVRLEPGETISTRVLVLGTGLHPVLPPSTHPSLRQWHSHQLLSAVAALGPVERGRFAVVGAGQSAAEVVSYLHRTYPRAEVHAVFGRYGYSLADDSAFVNRIFDPAAVDEFYGADSAERQRLLDYHRSANYSAVDVDLIAELYEREYSERVSGDRRLFLHRACSVTGADEDGAEVRLGLRNRIDNTTETVRCDAVVYATGYAPMDVPAFLGELASCYEFDERGRPFATRDYKLVARPGAPGDIYLNGATVEHSHGLGATLLSNVAVRSGEIAAAISP
- a CDS encoding Nramp family divalent metal transporter, which codes for MLTETRAPSRSSRPTWSLLGPAFVAAIAYVDPGNVAANISAGAKFGFLLVWVILLANVMAGLVQYLSAKLGLTTGRSLPELVAENCRTPTRLAFWVQAEMVAVATDLAEVVGGAIALQLLFGLPMLVGGVITGVVSMCLLSVQNRGSQRAFERIIAGLLMIITIGFLTSLIVDPPAPGAVLGGVVPHFAGPESLLLATAILGATVMPHVVYLHSGLARDRHGKPETGAPLRHMLRVTRFDVGLAMVVAGAVNLSMLLVAATHLQGVAGTDTIAGAHAAVGNALGPAVALCFAVGLLASGLASSSVGAYAGAMIMQGLLNRSYPLLLRRAVTVIPALVVLAVGFDPTRALVISQVVLSFGIPFALIPLVRLTSNRAVMGENINHRLVTTLGWAVAVLISALNVVLIYLTVTG
- a CDS encoding AAA family ATPase, with amino-acid sequence MDRVNTASTQLIGRDAELAVLRDAIASPPHGQVIVIAGALGSGKTSLLTTAQQQAEALGQRVLGIAGLPGETSTPLGGLHRLLRALNDAEANPYGRADIIETLFSTPLFGDQIHTARLATALLELLDAVPRRQPVLVTVDDAHWLDDQSRSVLLFAARRSAGRPITVVLTLPDTVAATGLAGRSAVEIPLRPMTIDQSLELLEAQPTPPSGVLREQIVKQSAGNAAAMIHFSSATAGPAAMAGYAPDPLPLPISVHAIYAQHLAHLPAATRAALVVVAAASATDLRVLPPGALTDPAVLAPAETAGIVRIASARIDPVNPLIRSAAYYGAPLTARQDAHRLLADALHALPQRQTWHRAHAASATTHSPHDRIRALTAHGMATMWNDGQAAAATLLAAADEALQLEPALAWEPLRVAAAAAFLSGVPAAYQDTAKTLQRLDDSIPAATRSSSTSRLWVRAVTDAPRARAELASFSTRPIDGFGVLDLSLIGLAAGVTDESELGIRTLRAAQSLMTQHDSTTGHALTTAMLAWSCVDTGRWDEALRITGHLRTLGAVSDQPLVTATGDLIRATVTARRGDTTSARDQLTAALDVLDFHDNRLHSARAHHILGQINLVDGNDLGAYGHLAELFSDSGAPLHPHVSFRALVDYAEAAMRTGMVDDARRRFSAALTHLSPPHSARLDQLVNHASALLGAGDTGDTLARTLADAAGEQWPFERARLRLSYSGWLRRSRRRKEARRHISAALATFETLGARPWLEICARELRASGVPTTAPATPSTGRLSPQEHQVVYLAGRGLTNPQIAARLQLSTRTVSGYLYRSFPKLGVTSRHQIRDIPPPPDGRSTAG